The proteins below are encoded in one region of Akkermansiaceae bacterium:
- a CDS encoding SMP-30/gluconolactonase/LRE family protein, with protein sequence MTEIEAHPAWQHNAEVGEGSLWDEREKLLYWVDIHGNAVHCFNPATGENRSWDVGEHVGTVVLDEQGGILLATQNGFARMDPENGQLTHLGNPEAGHPEVRFNDGKCDPAGRFWAGTMAYDCREGAGSLYCMEPDGSIHRKLDDLTISNGLVWSRDATKFYFIDSLTYRLDCYRYDRESGEVSNRQTVTTFDQDAEGLPDGMAIDADDGLWVAMFGGASVLRIDPATGARTHKITLPTSNITSCAFGGDDLQDIYITSATVHLGEDDLRDQPLAGSLFRARSPIAGVPAHRFAGTN encoded by the coding sequence ATGACCGAAATCGAAGCGCACCCAGCCTGGCAACACAACGCCGAAGTCGGCGAGGGCTCCCTCTGGGATGAACGTGAAAAACTCCTCTACTGGGTGGACATCCACGGCAACGCCGTCCATTGCTTCAATCCAGCCACCGGCGAAAACCGCAGTTGGGACGTCGGCGAGCACGTCGGCACCGTCGTGCTCGATGAGCAGGGCGGCATCCTCCTCGCCACCCAAAACGGCTTCGCCCGCATGGATCCTGAAAACGGGCAACTCACCCACCTTGGAAACCCCGAGGCCGGTCACCCCGAGGTCCGATTCAACGACGGCAAGTGCGACCCCGCGGGCCGTTTCTGGGCGGGCACCATGGCCTACGATTGCCGCGAAGGAGCCGGCAGCCTCTACTGCATGGAGCCCGACGGCAGCATCCACCGCAAGCTCGACGATCTCACCATCTCCAACGGCCTGGTCTGGAGCCGGGACGCAACGAAATTTTACTTCATCGACTCACTCACCTACCGCCTCGACTGCTATCGCTACGACCGGGAAAGCGGGGAAGTATCCAACAGGCAAACCGTCACCACCTTCGACCAGGATGCCGAGGGGCTCCCGGACGGCATGGCCATCGATGCCGACGACGGCCTCTGGGTGGCGATGTTCGGTGGCGCGTCCGTCCTGCGCATCGATCCCGCCACCGGCGCACGCACACACAAAATCACCCTGCCCACCTCCAACATCACGTCCTGTGCCTTCGGCGGCGACGACCTGCAGGACATCTACATCACCAGCGCCACGGTCCACCTGGGCGAGGATGACCTTCGCGACCAGCCTCTGGCCGGCTCCCTCTTCCGTGCCCGCAGCCCCATCGCGGGAGTCCCCGCCCATCGATTCGCCGGCACCAACTAA
- a CDS encoding fumarylacetoacetate hydrolase family protein, with protein MNTSIYRTSKGIVARQSELCFFLPDTDWDALLIRENLQSYVEAAATTASHDEQAADALCHHLLAPISKQELWACGVTYYRSRDARMEESQDAGGGDFYDRVYAADRPELFFKATPLRVSHPGAPVRIRRDSTWDVPEPEFTLVLNPSGNIIGFTAGNDMSSRSIEGENPLYLPQAKTYDGCASVGPGILLTDELSSETGISLKIERDGLEVFAGDTQLGAMKRTPEELAGFLFRESSFPHGAFLMTGTGIIPGNDFTLHPGDLVHITIDGIGTLTNPVDRLPTT; from the coding sequence ATGAACACATCCATTTACCGAACCAGCAAGGGCATCGTCGCCCGCCAATCCGAGCTTTGTTTTTTTCTTCCCGACACCGACTGGGACGCCCTGCTGATCCGGGAGAACCTCCAGTCCTATGTCGAGGCCGCCGCCACCACCGCCAGCCACGATGAGCAGGCCGCCGACGCCCTGTGCCATCACTTGCTCGCCCCCATCAGCAAGCAGGAGCTCTGGGCCTGCGGTGTGACCTATTACCGCTCCCGTGACGCCCGCATGGAGGAGTCCCAGGACGCGGGTGGCGGCGACTTCTATGATCGCGTTTACGCGGCCGACCGACCCGAACTTTTTTTCAAAGCCACTCCCCTGCGCGTCTCCCACCCCGGCGCGCCGGTCCGCATCCGCCGCGATTCCACCTGGGACGTGCCGGAGCCGGAGTTCACCCTCGTCCTCAACCCCTCGGGAAACATCATCGGCTTCACCGCCGGGAACGACATGAGCTCACGCAGCATCGAGGGCGAAAACCCGCTCTACCTGCCACAGGCAAAAACCTACGATGGCTGCGCCTCGGTCGGCCCCGGAATCCTGCTCACCGACGAACTTTCATCGGAAACCGGCATTTCCCTGAAAATCGAACGCGACGGCCTGGAGGTCTTCGCCGGGGACACCCAGCTCGGTGCCATGAAGCGCACCCCGGAGGAATTGGCCGGCTTTCTTTTCCGCGAAAGCTCCTTTCCCCACGGTGCCTTCCTCATGACCGGCACCGGCATCATTCCCGGCAATGACTTCACCCTGCATCCGGGGGATCTCGTCCATATCACTATCGATGGCATCGGCACCCTAACCAATCCCGTCGATCGCCTCCCAACCACCTAA
- a CDS encoding SDR family oxidoreductase: MSQRLKGKTAIVTGAGDGIGRGIATAFAREGANVAVCASREPNLLETARLIESYGVKACHQAFDIVDTAAIEAFVARANKELGPASILVNNAAVMPVVAVEDMSEEQFDLCVNVKFKSSVFFSKFCIPAMRQCGGGSIIHMASVTGNVGFANHAVYGACNAALIGLARGQAMELAPDHIRVNSVSPGTVDSPMLHRYVAESGEDPEALFRSFDQNHPRGKVGSIEEVAATFVFLASEEAANITAADIRCDGGFSYKGGQANA; encoded by the coding sequence ATGAGCCAGCGATTAAAAGGAAAAACCGCCATCGTCACCGGTGCCGGCGACGGCATCGGTCGGGGAATCGCCACCGCCTTTGCCCGCGAGGGCGCCAACGTCGCCGTCTGCGCCTCAAGGGAACCCAACCTGCTGGAAACCGCCAGGCTGATTGAATCCTACGGGGTGAAGGCCTGCCACCAGGCCTTCGACATCGTTGACACCGCCGCCATCGAGGCCTTCGTGGCGCGGGCCAACAAGGAGCTCGGTCCGGCCTCCATCCTCGTGAACAACGCCGCGGTCATGCCCGTCGTCGCGGTGGAGGATATGAGTGAGGAGCAGTTCGACCTCTGCGTGAACGTCAAGTTCAAGTCCTCCGTGTTTTTTTCCAAGTTCTGCATCCCCGCCATGCGACAATGCGGCGGCGGCTCCATCATCCACATGGCCAGCGTCACAGGGAACGTGGGGTTTGCCAATCACGCCGTCTATGGCGCCTGCAACGCCGCCCTTATCGGTCTGGCTCGCGGCCAGGCGATGGAACTCGCCCCGGACCACATCCGCGTCAACTCGGTCTCCCCCGGCACCGTGGACTCCCCCATGCTGCACCGCTACGTCGCGGAAAGCGGCGAGGACCCCGAGGCCCTGTTCCGCTCGTTTGATCAAAACCACCCGCGGGGAAAAGTCGGCAGCATCGAGGAGGTGGCGGCGACCTTTGTTTTCCTCGCGTCCGAGGAGGCGGCCAACATCACCGCCGCAGACATCCGCTGCGACGGCGGCTTCTCTTACAAGGGCGGACAGGCCAACGCCTGA
- the dgoD gene encoding galactonate dehydratase: protein MKITRIRTFVVNAQMRNWVFVKVETDTPGLYGWGEASLEWKTRSLVGAVEDFEPMLIGEDPRRIEHLYQKMYRQSFWRLGVIGMSAISAIEQALWDIRGKDLGVPVFDLLGGRVRDKVRMYTHLGGGDMKAVYETFDPGPLIDLAHAVVAKGYTALKVVFVPYSRPLEGIRPVKKFASLMERLRTAVGDDIDIMVDFHGRCTPIVATQYINAIEEFSPYFCEEPVPPENVDSLCEVTRAVKAPIATGERLVSMHQYREIFEKHACHVIQPDLCHCGGLLAARKIAAMAEIYNMGVAPHNPLGPIANAAALHFDLAAPNFIIQEDMLTDVPWRWDVVKSSLETKDGHWLPPTAPGLGIEVDEAEAAKHPFEQEIIHSNTIRAEDGAILDW, encoded by the coding sequence ATGAAAATCACCCGCATCCGCACCTTTGTTGTCAATGCCCAGATGAGAAACTGGGTTTTTGTGAAAGTGGAGACAGACACCCCCGGCCTCTACGGCTGGGGCGAGGCCTCACTCGAATGGAAAACCCGCTCCCTGGTCGGTGCCGTCGAGGATTTCGAACCCATGCTCATTGGTGAGGACCCGCGGCGCATCGAGCACCTCTATCAGAAAATGTACCGTCAGTCCTTCTGGCGGCTCGGTGTCATCGGCATGTCCGCCATCTCGGCCATTGAACAAGCGCTCTGGGACATCCGGGGCAAGGATCTGGGAGTCCCCGTCTTTGATCTGCTGGGAGGGCGTGTCCGCGACAAGGTGAGGATGTACACCCACCTCGGCGGCGGCGATATGAAGGCGGTTTATGAAACCTTTGACCCCGGCCCGCTCATCGATCTCGCCCACGCCGTCGTCGCCAAGGGATACACCGCCCTGAAGGTCGTCTTCGTACCCTACTCGCGCCCGCTGGAGGGCATCCGTCCGGTGAAGAAATTCGCCAGCCTGATGGAAAGACTCCGCACCGCCGTCGGTGATGACATCGACATCATGGTCGACTTTCACGGCCGCTGCACCCCCATCGTCGCCACCCAGTATATCAACGCCATCGAGGAGTTTTCCCCCTACTTTTGCGAGGAGCCCGTGCCTCCGGAAAATGTCGACAGCCTCTGCGAGGTCACGCGCGCCGTCAAGGCGCCCATCGCCACCGGCGAGCGACTCGTCAGCATGCACCAGTACCGGGAGATTTTCGAAAAACACGCCTGTCACGTCATCCAGCCGGACCTGTGCCACTGCGGCGGTCTGCTCGCCGCCCGCAAGATCGCGGCCATGGCGGAAATCTACAACATGGGCGTGGCACCCCACAATCCGCTCGGCCCCATCGCCAACGCCGCCGCCCTCCACTTTGACCTCGCCGCGCCAAACTTCATCATCCAGGAGGACATGCTCACCGATGTCCCCTGGCGCTGGGATGTTGTCAAATCCAGCCTCGAAACCAAGGACGGCCACTGGCTACCGCCGACGGCTCCCGGTCTCGGCATCGAGGTCGATGAGGCGGAGGCCGCCAAGCACCCCTTCGAGCAGGAAATCATCCACTCGAACACCATCCGGGCCGAGGACGGAGCCATTCTTGACTGGTAA
- a CDS encoding discoidin domain-containing protein, with amino-acid sequence MRPNKYLQWLIALVVTAITTNIISAQGITDGGWPMVDPKLDDASKPWCYFTHPVTCIGMPWQPDPIGIQVTPEGNIYTGRAELCLFWGENDTPLACRQRQFLDGYIPVVSDNWTDGSLRYEYEVFGALLPSDSENKNTAIFAKLVVRNAGNKPVTAKAAAAFRQCGIGHRERNAGFNAKWEYEIKDDALLRSGETVGLYTTPDSWDAANGEAYTKPFIGTELGVSPRTEVGIARYTQKLAPGESMTLIFKLPRVPTSDATYLAELKAADYTQSRARVIDYWNNAVTRFSFIRTPGEPKLAESHRATAVHVMLATRTYNGRKTQTDGLPYPDLFLTPVYDYALLYNSFGLKDFLQPNFQNFVDRQQKDGLFVDIALSHGQKIFCGHGQPMAAITDHIVNSRNIDLGKKFFPAIKRGVECIMHDSNTQPHGLMRPSIPYDNEMIKGQYTCHNYWALIALRSAINMARLLGENDTAATWLKFHDRYEKLVLKAVRDSAHADGYVPTGLYKFITGPAARAGFAEFRTDQDWENEMLLWPTELVQPGDPLVSGTLKRLHATKYREGIMTYRNGQHLHQYMTSRAANQSILNGDPQQALIDTYHAMMHSGSAYESFENMIRPWTDRDVEFCPPPHAWGCSTYNGLIRNLFVAEFGGRGGLEPQNRDILLFNAVSPAWLVNGQPLGIEKAPTSFGLVTALMTPRNDGADVSIKTDLFQQPRSLVVRIPYFVNLKSFTTDAKRSNKDGNVIHLSPDATKLALEWTLNPDADKNLFQNTLLAYRTEPGFWPGKRSEMPPIPKGFLTDGEKAHPTQPLSYKLILAAWKTEYARRFAEHVSKNGKVKTYHPTAMQDPAERSKSVLVKIKNLAAEKGVKVTCSPGSTNPQFANDGEINNAEYWEGDWYQIDFGKSVNISTINVVPLHKDKRAYKFIVKTSMDGKNWDVHIDKRDNKESFGARGCEESFQLTPMRYIRVEMFGSNLNPGSHLVELIAK; translated from the coding sequence ATGCGACCTAACAAGTATCTTCAATGGCTCATCGCACTAGTTGTTACAGCTATCACAACCAACATCATTTCCGCCCAAGGCATCACCGACGGCGGCTGGCCGATGGTGGACCCGAAGCTCGATGACGCCTCCAAACCCTGGTGTTACTTTACCCATCCGGTGACCTGTATCGGCATGCCCTGGCAGCCGGACCCGATCGGGATTCAAGTCACTCCCGAGGGCAACATCTACACAGGCCGTGCCGAGCTTTGCCTGTTCTGGGGTGAAAATGACACGCCGCTGGCATGTCGACAACGTCAGTTTTTAGACGGCTACATTCCTGTCGTCTCCGATAACTGGACCGACGGATCTTTACGTTATGAGTATGAGGTGTTTGGCGCCTTGCTGCCCTCCGATTCGGAAAATAAAAACACGGCCATCTTTGCCAAACTCGTCGTCCGCAATGCCGGAAACAAACCCGTCACCGCCAAAGCCGCCGCCGCATTCCGCCAGTGCGGCATCGGCCACCGCGAACGCAACGCCGGGTTTAATGCCAAATGGGAATATGAAATCAAAGACGATGCTTTGCTCCGTTCCGGGGAAACGGTTGGCCTCTACACCACCCCTGACAGTTGGGATGCTGCCAATGGTGAAGCTTATACCAAACCATTCATCGGCACCGAACTCGGGGTCTCCCCGCGCACAGAAGTCGGCATCGCCCGATACACCCAAAAACTCGCTCCCGGTGAATCGATGACCCTCATCTTCAAACTCCCCCGTGTCCCCACCTCCGACGCCACCTACCTAGCAGAACTGAAAGCCGCCGACTACACACAATCCCGCGCCCGGGTCATCGACTACTGGAATAACGCCGTCACCAGGTTCAGCTTCATCCGCACACCGGGCGAGCCAAAACTGGCCGAGTCCCATCGCGCCACCGCCGTGCATGTCATGCTCGCCACCCGCACCTACAACGGCAGAAAGACCCAAACCGACGGTCTCCCTTACCCCGACCTCTTCCTCACTCCCGTCTACGATTACGCCCTGCTTTACAACAGCTTCGGCCTCAAGGATTTCCTCCAACCGAATTTCCAGAACTTTGTCGACCGGCAACAAAAAGACGGCCTTTTTGTCGACATCGCACTCAGCCACGGGCAGAAAATTTTCTGCGGCCACGGCCAGCCGATGGCGGCCATCACCGATCACATCGTCAACAGTCGCAACATCGACCTCGGCAAGAAATTCTTCCCGGCGATCAAGCGCGGTGTCGAGTGCATCATGCACGACAGCAACACCCAGCCGCACGGCCTGATGCGCCCCTCCATCCCCTACGACAACGAGATGATCAAGGGCCAGTACACCTGCCACAACTACTGGGCACTCATCGCCCTGCGCTCCGCCATCAACATGGCAAGATTACTCGGCGAAAACGACACCGCCGCCACCTGGCTCAAGTTTCACGACCGCTATGAAAAACTCGTCCTCAAAGCCGTCCGCGACAGTGCCCACGCCGATGGCTACGTGCCCACCGGTCTCTACAAATTCATCACCGGCCCGGCTGCCCGCGCCGGCTTCGCGGAGTTCCGCACCGACCAGGATTGGGAAAACGAGATGCTGCTCTGGCCCACCGAGCTTGTCCAGCCGGGTGACCCACTCGTGTCCGGCACCCTCAAACGCCTGCACGCCACCAAATACCGCGAGGGCATCATGACCTACCGCAACGGCCAGCACCTCCACCAGTACATGACCTCCCGCGCCGCCAACCAGTCCATCCTCAACGGCGACCCCCAACAGGCGCTGATCGACACCTATCACGCCATGATGCACTCCGGCAGTGCCTACGAGAGTTTTGAAAACATGATCCGCCCCTGGACCGACCGCGATGTCGAGTTCTGCCCACCGCCTCACGCCTGGGGATGCTCCACCTACAACGGACTCATCCGCAATCTCTTTGTCGCCGAGTTCGGTGGTCGTGGAGGACTGGAACCTCAGAACCGCGACATCCTGCTCTTCAATGCCGTCTCCCCCGCTTGGCTCGTCAATGGCCAACCACTCGGTATTGAAAAAGCACCCACCTCCTTCGGACTCGTCACCGCCCTGATGACTCCCCGCAACGATGGCGCTGATGTCAGCATCAAGACAGACCTTTTCCAACAGCCCCGCAGCCTGGTTGTGCGCATCCCGTATTTTGTGAATCTCAAATCCTTCACCACCGACGCCAAACGATCTAACAAAGATGGCAACGTGATCCACCTCAGCCCGGATGCCACCAAGCTCGCTCTGGAATGGACCCTCAACCCCGATGCCGACAAAAACCTTTTCCAGAACACCCTGCTCGCCTACCGCACCGAACCCGGCTTCTGGCCGGGCAAACGTTCCGAAATGCCCCCGATCCCCAAGGGGTTTCTAACGGATGGGGAGAAGGCGCATCCGACCCAGCCGCTTTCCTACAAGCTCATCCTCGCTGCCTGGAAAACGGAATACGCACGCCGTTTCGCAGAACATGTCAGCAAAAACGGCAAGGTGAAAACCTACCATCCCACCGCCATGCAGGACCCCGCCGAGCGCAGTAAATCCGTCCTTGTTAAAATCAAAAACCTCGCCGCGGAAAAAGGCGTCAAAGTCACCTGCTCACCCGGCTCAACCAATCCGCAATTTGCCAACGATGGCGAGATCAACAACGCGGAATACTGGGAAGGGGATTGGTATCAAATCGATTTCGGAAAATCCGTCAACATCTCCACCATCAACGTCGTCCCCCTGCACAAGGACAAACGCGCCTACAAATTCATCGTCAAGACCTCCATGGACGGCAAAAACTGGGATGTCCACATCGACAAACGCGACAACAAGGAGTCCTTCGGTGCCCGCGGCTGTGAAGAAAGCTTCCAACTCACTCCGATGCGCTACATCCGGGTGGAAATGTTCGGCAGTAACCTCAATCCGGGCAGCCATCTCGTCGAGCTGATTGCCAAGTGA
- a CDS encoding PEP-CTERM sorting domain-containing protein (PEP-CTERM proteins occur, often in large numbers, in the proteomes of bacteria that also encode an exosortase, a predicted intramembrane cysteine proteinase. The presence of a PEP-CTERM domain at a protein's C-terminus predicts cleavage within the sorting domain, followed by covalent anchoring to some some component of the (usually Gram-negative) cell surface. Many PEP-CTERM proteins exhibit an unusual sequence composition that includes large numbers of potential glycosylation sites. Expression of one such protein has been shown restore the ability of a bacterium to form floc, a type of biofilm.): MKRKRMKTGGVTALACCAMAASHTDAALSAYDGFTTTGDLTGQTGGSGFTGAWGSSDQSLTVVSGTLSYSTLVTTGGKVEANSTDELEFRGLPSTSTGTVWMSALMQVNGTSNITSNMASIGLFTGTTSQRTWLAVRQGQVQFYTRNAADTAWDINNSTSYTNGDTVFLVSRIQYGAGTGGSDLVDYWVNPALGASLTSGDITVDNSGVAFDSIRISGSGGTGGTNTPNYIDEIRFGNSYAEVAPVPEPSSAALLGLAGLALILRRRK; this comes from the coding sequence ATGAAAAGAAAACGAATGAAAACAGGCGGGGTCACGGCATTGGCTTGCTGTGCTATGGCGGCATCGCACACCGATGCAGCTTTATCTGCTTACGACGGATTCACCACGACGGGAGACTTGACTGGCCAAACCGGCGGGTCCGGCTTTACAGGAGCCTGGGGTTCTTCAGATCAATCACTCACGGTGGTGTCAGGCACGCTGTCTTATTCCACGTTGGTAACCACCGGAGGTAAGGTAGAGGCCAATTCTACAGACGAACTGGAGTTCCGCGGGCTGCCAAGTACCAGCACTGGAACGGTTTGGATGAGTGCGCTCATGCAAGTGAATGGGACGAGTAATATCACTTCTAATATGGCATCTATTGGGCTTTTTACTGGGACGACCAGCCAACGCACTTGGCTGGCCGTGCGTCAGGGGCAAGTTCAGTTCTACACCCGAAATGCAGCTGACACTGCCTGGGATATCAACAACTCGACTTCCTACACCAACGGCGACACGGTGTTTCTCGTTTCGCGTATTCAGTATGGCGCCGGCACTGGTGGAAGTGATTTGGTGGACTACTGGGTGAATCCTGCATTGGGAGCTTCACTGACAAGCGGGGATATCACGGTCGATAACAGCGGTGTGGCTTTCGACTCCATCCGCATCAGCGGAAGTGGCGGAACTGGTGGAACGAACACGCCCAACTACATCGACGAGATTCGCTTTGGCAATAGCTATGCCGAGGTAGCACCCGTGCCCGAGCCATCATCAGCAGCTTTGCTTGGTCTGGCTGGCCTTGCCCTGATCTTGCGCCGACGCAAGTAG